In Akkermansia muciniphila, one DNA window encodes the following:
- a CDS encoding RidA family protein, translating to MLYMDKIRQRLSDLGYAIYDAPAPVGSYVQCVRTGNLLHLSGGISVNGDDKYFGKVGQDLTVEEGQAAARAAMLNRLAVIVQAVGSLEKVSRIVAVNGFVNAGPDFYDHPKVLNGASDLLVEAFGEIGRHSRTAVGVSALPLNVAVEISMVVEVRD from the coding sequence ATGCTCTATATGGATAAAATACGTCAACGACTTTCCGACCTTGGGTACGCCATTTACGATGCTCCCGCTCCCGTAGGCTCCTATGTGCAATGCGTACGCACGGGCAACCTGCTTCACCTCTCCGGCGGCATTTCCGTGAACGGGGACGACAAATACTTTGGCAAAGTAGGGCAGGATTTGACGGTGGAAGAAGGGCAGGCCGCTGCGCGCGCCGCTATGTTGAACCGTCTGGCCGTCATCGTGCAGGCGGTGGGTTCTCTGGAAAAAGTATCCAGAATCGTGGCCGTGAACGGATTTGTGAATGCCGGACCGGATTTTTATGACCATCCCAAGGTGCTGAATGGCGCGTCCGACCTGCTGGTGGAAGCCTTTGGAGAAATTGGCCGCCACAGCCGCACGGCGGTAGGCGTATCCGCTCTGCCGCTCAATGTAGCGGTGGAAATCAGCATGGTGGTGGAAGTCCGTGATTAA
- a CDS encoding SanA/YdcF family protein → MHINKKPAVCGPFLFGSNHYLLAEMEIRSMKLLGIFRSGKSDGSWFPGKKGMLLALKIAGGILAAAVVMCVVAEWYIDSVSGGRIVEHSRDVPVRAPVLVLGCSPTFMGAPNGYFHNRMDTASELWKNGKATVFIVSGDNSSHAYNEPEWMKQALVDRGVPEERIVCDFAGLRTLDSVVRMKEIFGVSAMIVVSQEFHNERALAIAAHEGMDAWAVSAPDVPNRRSRMKSWFRERAARVWMMLDLWVWSREPRFLGEPVVLPEIKEEK, encoded by the coding sequence ATGCACATAAATAAAAAGCCCGCTGTTTGCGGGCCTTTTTTGTTTGGCTCCAATCATTATTTGCTGGCTGAAATGGAAATACGGAGTATGAAGTTGTTGGGTATCTTCCGGTCGGGAAAATCAGATGGTTCATGGTTCCCTGGAAAAAAGGGAATGCTGTTGGCGTTGAAAATAGCAGGAGGCATTCTTGCGGCAGCGGTTGTGATGTGCGTTGTCGCGGAATGGTACATTGATTCCGTTTCAGGGGGCAGGATTGTTGAGCATTCCAGGGATGTCCCCGTTCGTGCTCCTGTTCTTGTGTTAGGATGCTCCCCGACATTCATGGGCGCCCCTAACGGGTATTTCCATAACAGGATGGATACGGCCTCGGAACTTTGGAAGAACGGAAAGGCAACGGTTTTCATTGTTTCCGGAGATAATAGTTCTCATGCTTACAATGAACCGGAATGGATGAAACAGGCACTGGTGGATCGTGGCGTCCCAGAGGAGCGAATTGTATGTGATTTTGCTGGGTTGCGGACTCTGGATTCTGTCGTGAGGATGAAGGAAATTTTTGGTGTTTCGGCGATGATTGTTGTTTCTCAGGAATTTCACAATGAACGCGCCCTGGCAATCGCGGCGCATGAGGGGATGGATGCCTGGGCCGTCAGCGCGCCGGATGTTCCCAACCGCCGTTCCCGTATGAAAAGCTGGTTCAGGGAGCGTGCGGCCCGCGTATGGATGATGCTGGACTTGTGGGTTTGGAGTCGTGAACCTCGTTTTTTGGGTGAACCTGTGGTTTTGCCGGAAATAAAAGAGGAAAAATGA
- a CDS encoding DNA-methyltransferase — translation MTNTQTMIQGDCLDLMMGMPDAAFDAIITDPPYSSGNSVMNSKSDPRDKYNLSQAFPSFRNDSHDQRIHMLWTIHWLSLALRITRPGGWLMLFSDWRQLPLVSDAMQLTGWTWRGVVVWDKTEGCRPNPGMFRQQCEYILYATNGSRMPGPRCFPTGIFRASIPSRKNRHHMTGKPVALMEHLMTVLPAQSKILDPFAGSGSTLAAAQNLGHAATGIELSPEYYRIACNRLGLALAS, via the coding sequence ATGACCAACACTCAAACAATGATTCAAGGGGATTGCCTGGACCTTATGATGGGTATGCCGGATGCGGCTTTTGATGCCATTATCACCGATCCCCCTTATTCTAGCGGCAATTCGGTAATGAACAGCAAGTCTGATCCAAGAGACAAATACAATCTAAGTCAGGCTTTTCCTTCATTCCGTAATGATTCACATGATCAGCGTATTCACATGCTTTGGACGATTCACTGGCTTTCTCTTGCACTTCGGATCACACGTCCCGGTGGATGGCTGATGCTCTTTTCTGATTGGCGACAGCTCCCACTTGTCAGTGATGCCATGCAATTAACTGGGTGGACCTGGCGCGGGGTTGTCGTATGGGATAAAACGGAGGGATGCCGCCCTAATCCCGGTATGTTCCGTCAACAGTGTGAGTATATATTATATGCCACCAATGGCAGCCGCATGCCTGGGCCACGTTGTTTCCCTACTGGTATTTTCCGCGCTTCTATTCCATCTCGAAAAAATAGGCATCACATGACGGGCAAGCCCGTTGCTCTAATGGAACATCTCATGACGGTTCTGCCTGCGCAATCCAAGATTCTTGACCCGTTCGCCGGGTCAGGTTCTACGCTGGCAGCGGCGCAAAATTTGGGACATGCCGCAACCGGGATTGAACTATCTCCGGAATATTATCGGATCGCCTGTAATCGGCTTGGCCTTGCTTTGGCATCGTAA
- a CDS encoding helix-turn-helix domain-containing protein — protein sequence MKITNSAHFMQEKNEQCCSFSERLNSILKSKGIKKKDLAMKLGVEPNAISRYSRGHHLPSSSELYRISRILGVSMDWLMGATEEEMNKNVDYWRNKYLQAEQELVKLRDALKLLVNNVSK from the coding sequence ATGAAAATAACCAATAGTGCTCATTTCATGCAAGAAAAAAATGAACAATGTTGTTCTTTTTCTGAGAGGCTAAATTCTATTCTCAAGAGTAAAGGTATAAAGAAGAAAGACTTAGCAATGAAATTAGGAGTAGAACCTAATGCCATATCCCGCTACAGCAGGGGCCACCATTTACCCAGCAGTTCCGAATTATACCGCATTTCGAGAATACTGGGTGTATCTATGGATTGGCTTATGGGGGCCACTGAGGAAGAAATGAACAAAAATGTTGATTATTGGCGCAATAAATATTTGCAAGCAGAGCAAGAGCTTGTGAAGCTGAGAGATGCTCTTAAACTATTGGTCAATAATGTCAGTAAATAG
- a CDS encoding sigma factor-like helix-turn-helix DNA-binding protein, which produces MKDEKLTPLEKNVVLALLSRPQFRRWAGLPEKGPLTLQQIADCLDVSPQTIQGIEARARLKLKEALLKEFADHEKM; this is translated from the coding sequence ATGAAGGATGAAAAATTGACGCCCCTTGAAAAAAACGTGGTGCTGGCATTGCTTAGCCGTCCCCAGTTCCGCCGCTGGGCGGGGCTGCCGGAAAAGGGGCCGCTGACGCTGCAACAAATAGCCGATTGTCTGGACGTGTCCCCGCAGACCATCCAGGGGATTGAAGCCCGCGCAAGACTGAAACTGAAAGAAGCCCTATTGAAAGAATTTGCGGACCATGAAAAAATGTGA
- a CDS encoding DUF3102 domain-containing protein yields MKKCELSIPEATRIALGVSEANRLHQYATAQAEMAVVAGKNAVLAVLRLGRLLKDLKAATVHGEWGQLFKKENNTKSDTCVRFGEQAHLDFTERTARRYMRCYQEAAARLGQDERPALDMGLDGEAVETLPELVKKATGNAVTPRQMMLNLQVVKDGSKSAAQAARLAQHETILKNRGKGRASSPVSPEQAMMAAVAAVQPEEELREQKKQVAVKDAHHIATLMAEFLEADLHRYLPGNDREAFCILLSDFQKVIKEGK; encoded by the coding sequence ATGAAAAAATGTGAATTGAGCATCCCGGAAGCAACCCGGATTGCCCTGGGGGTGAGTGAGGCGAACCGCCTGCACCAGTACGCCACCGCCCAGGCGGAAATGGCCGTTGTGGCTGGAAAGAATGCCGTGCTGGCCGTGCTGCGGCTTGGCAGGCTGTTGAAAGATTTGAAGGCCGCTACCGTTCACGGTGAGTGGGGACAACTGTTTAAGAAAGAAAACAACACGAAATCGGACACATGTGTCCGATTTGGAGAACAAGCACATTTAGATTTCACAGAAAGGACTGCTCGCCGCTACATGCGCTGCTACCAGGAAGCAGCGGCACGACTGGGGCAGGACGAACGGCCTGCGCTGGACATGGGCCTGGACGGCGAAGCTGTGGAAACCCTGCCGGAACTGGTGAAAAAAGCCACCGGGAACGCCGTTACCCCCCGGCAAATGATGCTGAATCTGCAAGTGGTGAAAGACGGCAGCAAGAGCGCCGCCCAAGCCGCGCGTCTGGCCCAGCACGAAACCATCTTGAAAAACCGGGGGAAAGGCCGTGCCTCCTCCCCCGTAAGCCCGGAACAGGCCATGATGGCCGCGGTGGCAGCCGTGCAGCCGGAAGAAGAATTGAGGGAACAGAAGAAGCAGGTGGCCGTCAAGGACGCCCACCACATTGCAACGCTGATGGCTGAATTCCTGGAAGCGGATTTGCACAGGTATTTGCCCGGAAACGACCGGGAGGCATTTTGTATCCTGTTGAGTGATTTTCAGAAAGTTATCAAGGAAGGAAAATGA
- a CDS encoding ATP-binding protein produces the protein MDRITYTKNDSDPRRFFPAVTSGPYPQETKQTLAWLISYAAEHNWTLGDMAAQAGVSAKTMRSILKGTYEANAEPHLLALAALRARLTVDQAGEDLPFVETKLARYTMDLAEFTRRYHYAAVMIGPTQWGKTEAVKEYARRHPDKVVLVRCPVSASPTRLLYRIAKQIGAGTTLKPEDMIDRILRYLTPDHLLIIDEIHHVLRSDKMGMKGVEQVRELRDMSGCGLLLTATPEFEAAMEESPVWSDMLKQLSKRNACRVYRLPSAISTEDLRQVWEFYGFPEPDAGLRASVEAAAQDSGYGVITKRMNLARIAAKNAGVPVTWDYYLGAIKKLQDMEDGNMPDDV, from the coding sequence ATGGACAGAATAACATATACAAAAAACGACAGCGACCCGCGGCGCTTTTTTCCCGCCGTTACCAGCGGGCCATACCCCCAGGAAACGAAGCAGACACTAGCCTGGCTTATCTCCTACGCCGCAGAACACAACTGGACCCTGGGCGATATGGCAGCCCAGGCCGGAGTGTCTGCCAAGACGATGCGCTCCATACTAAAAGGCACCTACGAAGCCAATGCGGAACCGCATCTGCTGGCCCTGGCCGCACTCCGCGCCCGGCTAACTGTAGATCAGGCGGGCGAAGATTTGCCATTTGTGGAAACAAAACTTGCCCGTTATACGATGGATCTTGCCGAATTTACACGGCGCTACCATTACGCGGCGGTGATGATCGGACCGACGCAGTGGGGCAAGACCGAAGCCGTGAAGGAGTACGCCCGGAGGCATCCGGACAAGGTGGTGCTGGTGCGCTGCCCCGTGTCAGCCAGTCCTACGCGGCTGCTCTACCGGATTGCCAAGCAGATCGGAGCGGGAACGACGCTGAAACCGGAAGATATGATCGACCGCATCCTGCGCTACCTGACCCCTGATCATTTACTAATCATCGACGAAATTCACCATGTTTTGCGCAGCGACAAGATGGGAATGAAAGGCGTGGAGCAGGTGCGGGAACTGCGGGACATGTCCGGCTGCGGACTGCTGCTGACGGCCACCCCCGAATTTGAGGCGGCAATGGAAGAAAGCCCGGTCTGGTCCGACATGCTGAAACAGCTGTCCAAACGCAACGCCTGCCGGGTGTACCGCCTCCCCTCCGCCATCAGCACGGAAGACTTGCGCCAGGTATGGGAATTTTACGGATTCCCGGAACCGGACGCGGGCCTGCGGGCCTCCGTCGAAGCCGCCGCCCAGGACAGCGGGTACGGCGTCATCACCAAGCGCATGAACCTGGCCCGGATAGCCGCTAAAAACGCGGGTGTGCCCGTGACCTGGGATTATTACCTGGGAGCCATCAAGAAGCTGCAAGACATGGAAGACGGCAACATGCCGGATGACGTGTAA
- a CDS encoding host-nuclease inhibitor Gam family protein, which yields MGKIRTTTKATDQQVIKDKAEFCQTLDDIARKGVELDTLQAAKEAAMQQVLTDHDPKISELTREIDRLTKLAEQWASPRRDELFSKGRKSGTTALTTYGYRLGQPSLKPAKGWTWDKIVALLKTTRRKAYLVTKVTPDKDAIRQHVKPHKLAKLGLEIKQVETFYVERSTRDD from the coding sequence ATGGGAAAGATACGCACAACCACTAAAGCAACCGACCAGCAGGTTATTAAGGACAAGGCTGAATTTTGTCAGACCCTGGACGACATCGCCCGCAAGGGCGTCGAGCTGGATACCTTGCAGGCCGCCAAGGAGGCCGCCATGCAGCAAGTGCTCACGGATCACGACCCCAAAATCAGCGAGCTGACCAGGGAGATTGACCGGCTCACCAAACTGGCCGAGCAATGGGCATCCCCCCGCAGGGACGAGCTGTTTTCCAAGGGCCGCAAATCCGGCACCACTGCTCTGACCACCTATGGTTATCGTCTGGGGCAGCCCTCCCTCAAGCCCGCCAAGGGCTGGACGTGGGACAAGATTGTCGCCCTGCTCAAGACTACGCGCCGCAAGGCGTACCTGGTCACCAAGGTGACTCCTGACAAGGATGCAATCCGCCAGCATGTCAAGCCTCACAAGCTCGCCAAGCTGGGTTTGGAGATCAAACAGGTGGAGACTTTTTACGTAGAGAGGAGTACCAGGGATGACTAA
- a CDS encoding helix-turn-helix domain-containing protein — protein sequence MDENLRRWANGPECSVAEAARILKVSRETVRRMILRGDLYAWPAVPGGVKKLLWEGQVRDMAAAARAEAIQRGKMMQSTFNFF from the coding sequence ATGGACGAAAATTTGCGCCGCTGGGCTAATGGGCCGGAATGTAGCGTTGCCGAAGCTGCCCGCATATTAAAGGTAAGCCGGGAAACAGTGCGGCGCATGATATTGAGGGGGGACTTGTACGCCTGGCCTGCCGTGCCCGGAGGCGTAAAAAAGCTATTGTGGGAGGGGCAAGTGCGGGATATGGCGGCGGCAGCGCGGGCAGAAGCCATCCAGCGCGGGAAGATGATGCAATCCACCTTCAACTTTTTTTAG
- a CDS encoding M15 family metallopeptidase: protein MTGPLTREAATQWETSHSQLQARYGQVDSRSESYLWTLQPLAAMRVRQVIVAMRQQADWKIICGVRTYDEQDALYNKRPRVTRARGGQSMHNFGLAADFCLFEDGQDIWSPSEGPKSIYAPLAEATRQAGLVWGGDFRTIYDPGHIQLGEIATTALHRAYTQGTSTLAELLK, encoded by the coding sequence ATGACTGGCCCGTTGACCCGTGAAGCCGCTACGCAGTGGGAAACCAGCCACAGCCAGCTGCAAGCCAGATACGGCCAGGTGGACAGCCGCTCCGAGTCTTACCTATGGACCTTGCAGCCACTGGCCGCCATGCGGGTGCGCCAGGTGATCGTAGCCATGCGGCAGCAGGCCGATTGGAAAATCATTTGCGGCGTCCGGACCTACGACGAACAGGACGCGCTATATAACAAGCGCCCCCGCGTCACCCGGGCCAGGGGCGGCCAGAGCATGCACAATTTTGGACTGGCCGCGGACTTTTGCCTGTTTGAAGACGGACAGGACATCTGGTCCCCCAGCGAAGGCCCAAAATCCATTTACGCGCCGCTTGCCGAAGCGACCCGCCAGGCGGGCCTGGTATGGGGCGGAGACTTCCGCACCATCTACGACCCCGGCCATATCCAGCTGGGAGAAATCGCCACAACCGCCCTGCATCGTGCCTATACCCAGGGCACGTCCACCCTTGCCGAATTATTGAAATGA